A window of Streptomyces marispadix contains these coding sequences:
- the dop gene encoding depupylase/deamidase Dop: MTVRRVMGIETEYGISVPGHPNANAMLTSSQIVNAYAAAMHRARRARWDFEEENPLRDARGFDLARESADASQLTDEDIGLANVILTNGARLYVDHAHPEYSAPEVTNPMDAVLWDKAGERIMAEAAERAAEVPGTQAIHLYKNNTDNKGASYGTHENYLMKRETPFSDIVRHLTPFFVSRQVVCGAGRVGLGQDGSEHGFQLSQRADYFEVEVGLETTLKRPIINTRDEPHADAEKYRRLHVIIGDANLSEVSTYLKLGTTALVLSMIEDNFIAVDLAVDQPVRTLHHVSHDPTLGKLITLRSGRTLTGVQLQMEYCELARKYVEERWGADADEQTKDVLARWEDVLTRLEQDPMSLSGELDWVAKRELMEGYRRRDNLGWDAARLHLVDLQYADVRPDKGLYNRLANRGNIQRLLQEDDIQRAVGKPPEDTRAYFRGRCLEQYADDVAAASWDSVIFDLPGRDSLQRVPTLEPLRGTRDHVKELLDRCRTAEELVRVLSGG, from the coding sequence ATGACCGTACGGCGAGTAATGGGCATCGAGACCGAGTACGGGATCTCCGTACCCGGCCACCCCAACGCCAATGCCATGCTCACCTCATCCCAGATCGTCAACGCCTACGCAGCGGCGATGCACCGGGCGCGCCGTGCCCGCTGGGACTTCGAGGAGGAGAACCCGCTGCGCGACGCCCGCGGCTTCGACCTGGCACGGGAGTCCGCCGACGCGAGCCAGCTCACGGACGAGGACATCGGCCTGGCCAACGTCATCCTCACCAACGGCGCCCGTCTCTACGTCGACCACGCCCACCCCGAGTACAGCGCGCCCGAGGTCACCAACCCCATGGACGCCGTCCTGTGGGACAAGGCCGGCGAGCGGATCATGGCCGAGGCGGCCGAGCGGGCGGCCGAGGTCCCCGGCACCCAGGCCATCCACCTCTACAAGAACAACACCGACAACAAGGGCGCCTCCTACGGCACGCACGAGAACTACCTGATGAAGCGGGAGACGCCGTTCTCGGACATCGTGCGGCACCTCACGCCGTTCTTCGTCTCCCGTCAGGTGGTCTGCGGCGCCGGACGCGTCGGGCTCGGCCAGGACGGCAGCGAGCACGGCTTCCAGCTCAGCCAGCGGGCCGACTACTTCGAGGTCGAGGTCGGCCTGGAGACGACTCTGAAGCGGCCGATCATCAACACCCGTGACGAGCCGCACGCCGACGCGGAGAAGTACCGCAGGCTCCACGTGATCATCGGCGATGCGAACCTCTCGGAGGTCTCCACCTACCTCAAGCTCGGCACCACCGCTCTGGTCCTGTCGATGATCGAGGACAACTTCATCGCGGTCGACCTCGCCGTCGACCAGCCCGTACGCACCCTGCACCACGTCTCGCACGACCCGACGCTCGGCAAGCTGATCACGCTGCGCAGCGGCCGCACGCTCACGGGCGTACAGCTTCAGATGGAGTACTGCGAGCTGGCGCGCAAATACGTCGAGGAGCGCTGGGGCGCCGACGCCGACGAGCAGACCAAGGACGTGCTCGCACGCTGGGAGGACGTCCTCACCAGGCTCGAGCAGGACCCGATGAGCCTCTCCGGGGAGCTGGACTGGGTCGCCAAGCGCGAGCTGATGGAGGGCTACAGGCGCCGTGACAACCTGGGCTGGGACGCGGCCCGGCTGCACCTGGTGGACCTCCAGTACGCCGACGTACGGCCCGACAAGGGGCTCTACAACCGCCTGGCCAACCGCGGCAACATCCAGCGGCTGCTTCAGGAGGACGACATCCAGCGCGCCGTGGGCAAGCCGCCGGAGGACACCCGCGCCTATTTCCGGGGCCGCTGCCTGGAGCAGTACGCGGACGACGTCGCCGCCGCCTCCTGGGACTCGGTCATCTTCGATCTGCCCGGTCGTGACTCTCTGCAACGGGTGCCCACGCTTGAGCCGCTGCGCGGCACCCGCGACCACGTCAAGGAGCTGCTCGACCGCTGCCGCACGGCGGAGGAGCTGGTGAGAGTGCTTTCCGGGGGCTGA
- the arc gene encoding proteasome ATPase, translating to MAAHDDDINRGIRPGRGSEDPSGQVAYLEQEIAVLRRKLADSPRHTRILEERIVELQTNLAGVSAQNERLSNTLREARDQIVALKEEVDRLAQPPAGFGVFLQANEDGTADIFTGGRKLRVNVSPSVELEELRRGQELMLNEALNVVEAMEFETAGDIVMLKEVLEDGERALVVGHTDEERVVRLAEPLLETTLRAGDALLMEPRSGYVFEVVPKSEVEELVLEEVPDIDYAKIGGLRGQIEQIRDAVELPYLHPDLFKEHELRPPKGVLLYGPPGCGKTLIAKAVANSLAKKVAEVTGKPQGKSYFLNIKGPELLNKYVGETERHIRLVFQRAREKASEGTPVIVFFDEMDSLFRTRGSGVSSDVENTIVPQLLSEIDGVEGLENVIVIGASNREDMIDPAILRPGRLDVKIKIERPDAEAAKDIFSKYLTANLPLHADDVAEHGGNANAACDAMIQSVVEQMYAESEENRFLEVTYANGDKEVLYFKDFNSGAMIENIVGRAKKMAIKAYLDQNQKGLRVSHLLAACVDEFKENEDLPNTTNPDDWARISGKKGERIVYIRTLVTGKQGADTGRSIDTVANTGQYL from the coding sequence GTGGCAGCCCACGACGACGACATCAACCGCGGCATCCGGCCCGGTCGGGGTTCCGAAGACCCGTCCGGCCAGGTCGCGTATCTGGAGCAGGAGATCGCCGTCCTGCGCCGCAAGCTCGCCGACTCTCCGCGGCACACTCGGATTCTTGAGGAGCGGATCGTCGAGCTTCAGACGAATCTGGCCGGAGTCTCCGCACAGAACGAGCGGCTCTCCAACACTCTCCGTGAGGCGCGCGATCAGATCGTGGCCCTCAAGGAAGAGGTCGACCGCCTCGCGCAGCCGCCGGCCGGATTCGGTGTTTTTCTTCAGGCGAACGAAGACGGCACAGCCGACATCTTCACCGGTGGACGCAAGCTCCGCGTGAACGTCAGCCCCAGCGTCGAACTCGAAGAGCTCCGTCGCGGCCAGGAACTGATGCTCAACGAAGCACTCAACGTGGTCGAGGCGATGGAGTTCGAGACCGCGGGCGACATCGTCATGCTCAAGGAGGTCCTGGAGGACGGCGAGCGCGCCCTGGTCGTCGGGCACACCGACGAGGAGCGCGTGGTCCGCCTCGCCGAGCCGCTGCTGGAGACGACGCTCCGCGCGGGCGACGCCCTGCTGATGGAGCCCCGTTCCGGTTACGTCTTCGAGGTCGTGCCCAAGAGCGAGGTCGAGGAACTCGTCCTCGAAGAGGTCCCCGACATCGACTACGCCAAGATCGGCGGTCTCCGCGGCCAGATCGAGCAGATCCGCGACGCGGTGGAGCTGCCGTATCTGCACCCGGACCTCTTCAAGGAGCACGAACTGCGCCCGCCCAAGGGCGTTCTGCTCTACGGCCCTCCCGGCTGCGGCAAGACGCTGATCGCGAAGGCCGTCGCCAACTCGCTGGCCAAGAAGGTCGCTGAGGTCACGGGCAAGCCCCAGGGGAAGAGCTACTTCCTCAACATCAAGGGCCCGGAGCTGCTGAACAAGTACGTGGGCGAGACCGAGCGGCACATCCGCCTCGTGTTCCAGCGCGCCCGTGAGAAGGCGAGCGAGGGCACACCGGTCATCGTCTTCTTCGACGAGATGGACTCGCTGTTCCGTACCCGCGGCTCTGGCGTCAGCTCGGACGTGGAGAACACGATCGTCCCGCAGCTCCTCTCCGAGATCGACGGTGTGGAGGGCCTGGAGAACGTCATCGTGATCGGCGCCTCCAACCGCGAGGACATGATCGACCCGGCGATCCTGCGCCCCGGCCGTCTCGACGTGAAGATCAAGATCGAGCGTCCGGACGCCGAGGCCGCGAAGGACATCTTCTCGAAGTACCTCACCGCGAACCTCCCGCTGCACGCCGACGACGTCGCGGAGCACGGCGGCAACGCCAACGCCGCCTGCGACGCCATGATCCAGTCCGTGGTCGAGCAGATGTACGCCGAGTCCGAGGAGAACCGCTTCCTGGAGGTCACGTACGCCAACGGCGACAAGGAAGTGCTCTACTTCAAGGACTTCAACTCCGGCGCCATGATCGAGAACATCGTCGGCCGGGCGAAGAAGATGGCGATCAAGGCGTACCTGGACCAGAACCAGAAGGGCCTGCGCGTCTCGCATCTGCTCGCCGCCTGCGTGGACGAGTTCAAGGAGAACGAGGACCTGCCGAACACGACCAACCCCGACGACTGGGCCCGTATCTCCGGCAAGAAGGGCGAGCGGATCGTCTACATCCGCACGCTGGTCACCGGGAAGCAGGGTGCGGACACCGGCCGTTCCATCGACACCGTGGCCAACACCGGTCAGTACCTGTAA
- a CDS encoding ferredoxin, whose amino-acid sequence MSTGDDALEVWIDQDLCTGDGICAQYAPEVFELDIDGLAYVKSSDDELLQDKGATTPVPLPLLDDVVDSAKECPGDCIHVRRVSDNVEVYGPDAD is encoded by the coding sequence ATGAGCACCGGGGACGACGCACTCGAGGTCTGGATCGACCAGGATCTGTGCACCGGCGACGGCATCTGCGCGCAGTATGCACCCGAGGTGTTCGAGTTGGACATCGACGGCTTGGCCTATGTGAAGAGCAGCGACGACGAGTTGCTTCAGGACAAGGGCGCCACGACTCCCGTACCGCTGCCGCTACTCGACGACGTCGTCGACTCCGCCAAGGAGTGCCCGGGGGACTGCATTCACGTACGCCGCGTTTCGGACAATGTCGAAGTGTACGGCCCCGACGCGGATTAG